The segment CCTACGTTTTTTACTACAAGGACGGGCAAGCCGTAAGCTGGGAGGACGTCACAGACGCATGGGCCGAAGAGGCAGGGATCCAGAAGCGCTACGCTCTCACTGACGCCGAGCGACTGGAGATCGCTCAGGTGCTCACGGCCGAAGCTGGAGGCGAACCCTTCGCCGGAAAGATCGCAGTAGCTCAGTGTATTCTCCAGACCTGCGAGGACGAAGGGATCCGACCGGACGAAGTGCTGCGCGTGTACGCATATAGCAAGCGCCGCCCGGAACCGACTCAGGAAGCCCTCGAAGCCGTGCAGGACGTGTTCGACTTCGGGATCGTGGCAACGACCGAGCCGATCAAATACTTTTACGCTCCCGCTCTCACGGACAGCGAGTGGCACGAGTCCCAGATCTATGTAATGACCATTAACGGACACCGATTTTTTAAGGAGGCAACCGAATGAATAACGAAAACAAGCCAAGCGTGATCGCAGAGCTCACGGCTGCACTTGCCAGCATGGCGGAACGCGCCGCCGCTGCTGAGGCCGAAGCCGAGCAGTACAAGAAAAGCTCAGGCGAGTGGTACCAGTTTTTCACCAGCAAGGACAAGGAACTGAGAGACACGCAGGCAGAACTCCAGAAAGCCCGCAAGGCTCTGGAAGCAAAGGAAGGAGAACAGAACCATGGCAACGACAAAGAAAGCAATAGCTGAGGCTGAGCAGGCCGCAGAAATCAAAGAAGCAATCGCAGCACCCACCACAGAGCCGGAAACTCCGGCCGTAACACTGGACGAGCTGGAAAACATGGACATGAACATGTTCGACGCAGAGGAAACCGAAAGCGCTCCGCGCCCGGCATGGCGTATCACTGACGACGGCTGCGCCGACTGGGCCTGCCGAAAAATCGCAGAAGAAAAGACCGAGCTCGACCGAATCACCGCACTGGGCGAAAGCCAGATCGAGAAGATCCAGCAGAGAATCGACGCTGCTCAGCGCAGATATGAAAACGGCACCCGTTTTCTCACCGGAAAGCTCGCGGAATACTTCGAGACAGTCCCACACAAGACAACCAAGACAAAACACAGCTACCGCCTTCTCTCCGGCACTCTGGTGAAGAAACTCGGCGGCAGCACCATGAAACAGGACGACGACACACTGCTGGCCTATCTGAAAGCCTCCGGCAATGAGGATATGATCCAGAACACTGAAAAGCCGAAGTGGGGCGAGTTCAAGAAACGCCTCGAAATTGTAGGCGGCCAGATCGTAGACAAAACCACCGGCGAGCTGGTGGAGGGCGTGCAGATCATTGAGAAACCGGACACCTTCACGGTGGACGTGTAAGGAGGTAGCACATGGCAACAACCAAGGAAACGGCGGCCGCAAAGGCGGCCACCACCCCACCGGTACCGCTGACGCTGCAGCAGAAGTTCATCAAGTTGCGCGAAGCCGTTCCCTCTATCACCCAGAAGGCCCACAGCGACGGCGTAAAGTACAAGTTCGCGAAGATCTTCGACGTGTACCAGCTTCTCACTCCAGCCATGAATGAGTTCGGCGTCAATTTTGACATTGTAGGCGAGCAGGCCACCCGGCACAGTGAAAACGGGGATCCGATCTACTACTCCAACTTCACGCAGCACACCAGAAACGGCGACCGCATTGTCTGGGTGTACGAGGCCGACCTCACGATCCGCTGGACAAACGCAGACAACCCGGACGAGACTCTGGAAGTTACTCTCCACGCAATCGGAACGAACGACGGAGGCCCGGACAAGGCCAAAGGCTCCGCGTGGACGTACTGCCTCAAATACTACCTGTTTGAGAAGTTCGGCATTGATCAGGGCGACGACGATCCAGACATGAGCGACCACAGCAGCGAACCCCCTCAGCAGAGCCAGAAACAGCACACAGGAGCTCAGAACGGGAACCGGCAGGGAAACACCCAGCCGCAGGCACAAAATGGCCAGACGGGGCGCTCAGGCGCCGCACGACCACTCTCAGACGCTCAGCTCTCCCACCTCTACCGTAAAGGCGAGGACGCCGGGTACTCTCAGCAGTCGATCAACGAATGGATCCTGAAAAAATACGGACAGCAGGATCCACATAACCTGACGCGGGCCCAGTACGACGAAGCCTGCGCCGCTATGGACAACGCAAAGCAGCAAGGAGGACAAAACAATGCTTAATCATGTGGAGCTTCTGGGCCGTCTGGCTCAGGAGCCTGAAATCAGATACACACAGAGCGGCACACCAGTGGCGAGCTTCGACCTCGCCGTGCAGGTACCGAGTAAGAACAAAGACGCCGCTCCGGACTATATCCCGATCGTGTGCTGGAGAGAACGCGCCGAGTTTTGCGGCCGCTACCTCTCCAAAGGCCGCCAGATCGTAGTTGAGGGCCGGATCTCCACCCGTAAATGGAAGGACGAGAAAACCGGGCAGAACCGCAAGGCCGTGGAAGTTGTGGCCTCAAACATTTACTTCGCAGACAGCAACGGAGGCAACGCAAATGGCAATCCTCAGCCCGCCAACAACGACGGATTCATGGACATACCGGACGACGGACAGCTTCCTTTTAACTAATAACACCGACCGAAGGACGACCGCCGGACAGACCGGCGGAACTCTACGGCCAAACCAGAAACAAACCACGAAAGGAGGTGCCGACAGTGGCATGGATCCAAATTCACCAACAACTGAAAGACCACCGCAAGGTGCTGGCTGCTGCTGACGAGCTCGACATTGAACCGGCTCACATGCTCGGCCTGCTGATCTCGTTCTGGCTCTGGGCCATTGATAACGCACCGGACGGATCCCTCGCTGGAATATCCGACAGAATGATCGCAAGAGCGGCCCAGTGGGACAAAGATCCGGAGGAATTTGTGGCCGCCCTGACCTCTGCGTCTCTGCTGGACGTAACGGAGGACGGCGTTCTGGAGATCCACGACTGGAGCGAGTACACCGGAAAGCTGATCGAACAACGAGAAAATGAGAAAAACCGTTCGAGAGCCCGCCGCGCTGCTGCTAAGTCAAACGACCGGAGGACGACCGCCGGACAGTCTGCGGACGCAAGCAAGAGCGACCAGAAAAAGACCGCAGGTAGAGTAGACCAGACCAGAGTAGACCAGAGTAGACCAGAAAATAAGGGGGATACCCCCATAACCCCCGCAGCCGAGAAGCAGCCAAGCGCTCAGGAACGACGTTTCGCAGAGTTCTGGACTGCATACCCGAAGAAAGTCGGCAAGAAAGCAGCACAGAAGGCATGGGAAAAGGCAAAGCCCGACG is part of the Clostridium sp. M62/1 genome and harbors:
- a CDS encoding spore cortex-lytic protein; amino-acid sequence: MRSSSLKVYSPVEYTGYKEKRSGHPSEPGSRTGNRKTTRKPKPILYRLRRFCKRLNWKGIGGLAVTTVVIVFAVRGVVGMFSEHTQTKTAPITTSSPAAEESQPYVFYYKDGQAVSWEDVTDAWAEEAGIQKRYALTDAERLEIAQVLTAEAGGEPFAGKIAVAQCILQTCEDEGIRPDEVLRVYAYSKRRPEPTQEALEAVQDVFDFGIVATTEPIKYFYAPALTDSEWHESQIYVMTINGHRFFKEATE
- a CDS encoding host-nuclease inhibitor Gam family protein, whose amino-acid sequence is MATTKKAIAEAEQAAEIKEAIAAPTTEPETPAVTLDELENMDMNMFDAEETESAPRPAWRITDDGCADWACRKIAEEKTELDRITALGESQIEKIQQRIDAAQRRYENGTRFLTGKLAEYFETVPHKTTKTKHSYRLLSGTLVKKLGGSTMKQDDDTLLAYLKASGNEDMIQNTEKPKWGEFKKRLEIVGGQIVDKTTGELVEGVQIIEKPDTFTVDV
- a CDS encoding ERF family protein codes for the protein MATTKETAAAKAATTPPVPLTLQQKFIKLREAVPSITQKAHSDGVKYKFAKIFDVYQLLTPAMNEFGVNFDIVGEQATRHSENGDPIYYSNFTQHTRNGDRIVWVYEADLTIRWTNADNPDETLEVTLHAIGTNDGGPDKAKGSAWTYCLKYYLFEKFGIDQGDDDPDMSDHSSEPPQQSQKQHTGAQNGNRQGNTQPQAQNGQTGRSGAARPLSDAQLSHLYRKGEDAGYSQQSINEWILKKYGQQDPHNLTRAQYDEACAAMDNAKQQGGQNNA
- a CDS encoding single-stranded DNA-binding protein, with protein sequence MLNHVELLGRLAQEPEIRYTQSGTPVASFDLAVQVPSKNKDAAPDYIPIVCWRERAEFCGRYLSKGRQIVVEGRISTRKWKDEKTGQNRKAVEVVASNIYFADSNGGNANGNPQPANNDGFMDIPDDGQLPFN